A genomic segment from Diceros bicornis minor isolate mBicDic1 chromosome 5, mDicBic1.mat.cur, whole genome shotgun sequence encodes:
- the LOC131405544 gene encoding olfactory receptor 4K1-like, translated as MVIKCDYRQTGSSSLLLRSVYNFSSPDSVNGWNNKSVVTEFILLGLSSSRELQFFFFFIFSVFYGAAMLGNILIILMVITNSRLHSPMYFLLSNLSFIDICQATFATPKMIADFLDEQKTITFQGCMLQIFFLHVFGGSEMVLLVAMAYDRYIAICKPLHYMTIMSRRVCIVLVGVSWAIGILHSASHLAFTVDLPFCGPNKVDNFFCDLPLVIKLACLDTYVLEILVLTNSGLLSLTCFLLLLISYTIILATVHRQASGGTSKALSTLSAHVTVVVLFFGPLIFIYIWPFESFPIDKFISVCFTVFTPLLNPMIYTLRNKDVKEAMKKLRNWQVGSKQGFKTM; from the exons ATGGTCATCAAGTGTGACTACAGACAGACAGGGAGCTCTTCCCTGCTTCTGAGATCTGTCT ataacttcagcagcccagattcagtTAATGGATGGAACAATAAGTCAGTGGTTACTGAATTCATTTTATTGGGTCTGTCTAGCTCTAGAGAACTccagttcttctttttctttatcttctctgtGTTTTATGGAGCTGCAATGTTGGGAAACATCCTTATCATCCTCATGGTAATTACAAACTCTCGCTTGCATTCCCCAATGTACTTCCTTCTTAGTAATCTCTCCTTCATTGATATATGTCAGGCTACATTTGCCACTCCCAAGATGATTGCAGACTTCCTCGATGAGCAAAAGACCATCACCTTTCAGGGATgcatgttacaaatatttttcttgcaTGTTTTTGGGGGTAGTGAGATGGTGCTTCTTGTTGCCATGGCCTATGATAGATACATTGCTATATGCAAACCTCTGCACTACATGACCATCATGAGCCGAAGGGTGTGCATTGTTCTGGTGGGGGTCTCCTGGGCCATTGGCATCCTGCACTCAGCCAGCCACCTGGCATTCACAGTTGATCTTCCTTTCTGTGGACCCAACAAGGTAGACAATTTCTTTTGTGATCTCCCCCTCGTGATCAAGCTTGCTTGTTTAGACACATATGTTCTAGAGATCCTGGTGCTCACCAACAGTGGCCTGCTCTCACTTACCTGCTTCCTCCTTTTGCTCATTTCTTACACTATCATCCTTGCTACGGTCCATCGTCAAGCCTCTGGTGGGACGTCCAAGGCACTTTCCACCCTGTCTGCCCACGTCACTGTTGTGGTTCTGTTCTTTGGCCCATTAATCTTCATCTATATTTGGCCCTTTGAAAGCTTCCCGATTGATAAATTTATCTCTGTGTGCTTTACTGTCTTCACTCCTCTCCTTAACCCCATGATTTACACGCTGAGGAATAAAGATGTAAAGGAAGCTATGAAGAAGCTAAGGAACTGGCAAGTGGGTTCCAAGCAGGGCTTTAAGACAATGTGA